From a single Shewanella donghaensis genomic region:
- a CDS encoding Dyp-type peroxidase, which produces METQNMPREQLGVCAEGNLHSVYLMFNANDGIEAQLRPCLANVAQYIYELTDQYTDSAFNGFVAIGANYWDTLFSDQRPNNLRPFPAMQEGNRDAPAIEYDLFIHIRCDRYDILHLVANEINQMFEGLVELIEEERGFRFMDSRDLTGFVDGTENPKGRNRQEVALVGEEDVSFKGGSYIHVQKFAHNLSKWNRLPQKKQEDIIGRTKQDDIEYASEDKPLTSHIKRVNLKDDQGNSMEILRQSMPFGSLKEQGLIFISTCRTPTNFEEMLRSMVHGDGHGNHDHLMQFTKAVAGSSFFAPSLDFLANYARD; this is translated from the coding sequence ATGGAAACTCAAAATATGCCACGCGAACAGTTAGGTGTTTGTGCTGAAGGTAATTTGCATAGTGTCTACTTGATGTTTAATGCAAATGACGGTATCGAAGCTCAATTACGCCCTTGCTTAGCTAATGTTGCTCAATATATTTATGAACTCACTGATCAATATACTGATAGTGCTTTCAACGGCTTCGTTGCAATAGGCGCCAATTATTGGGATACCCTTTTTAGCGACCAGCGACCAAATAATTTACGTCCTTTTCCTGCAATGCAAGAAGGTAACCGTGACGCGCCAGCGATTGAGTATGATCTTTTTATCCATATCCGTTGTGACCGCTACGATATCCTGCATTTGGTGGCCAACGAAATTAACCAAATGTTTGAAGGCTTAGTTGAGCTAATTGAAGAAGAACGTGGTTTCCGCTTTATGGATAGCCGTGATCTTACTGGTTTTGTTGATGGCACTGAAAACCCGAAAGGCCGTAATCGTCAAGAAGTGGCTTTAGTGGGTGAAGAAGATGTTAGCTTCAAAGGTGGCAGTTATATCCATGTGCAAAAATTTGCCCATAACCTGAGTAAATGGAATCGTTTACCGCAGAAGAAACAAGAAGATATCATCGGGCGTACCAAGCAAGATGATATTGAATATGCTTCTGAAGATAAGCCATTAACCAGTCATATTAAGCGTGTAAACCTTAAAGATGATCAAGGTAACTCGATGGAAATCTTGAGACAAAGTATGCCGTTTGGTTCGCTTAAAGAACAAGGGCTAATCTTTATTTCTACTTGCCGTACTCCAACCAATTTTGAAGAAATGCTTCGAAGTATGGTACATGGGGATGGTCATGGTAATCATGATCACCTAATGCAGTTTACTAAAGCTGTTGCTGGTTCATCATTCTTTGCGCCTTCGCTGGATTTTTTAGCAAACTACGCACGCGATTAA
- the argR gene encoding transcriptional regulator ArgR, which yields MPATKNQDELVKTFKSILKEERFGSQSEIVNALQGEGFGNINQSKVSRMLSKFGAVRTRNAKQEMVYCLPAELGVPTAGSPVKNLVLDVDHNQAMIVVRTSPGAAQLIARLLDSIGKPEGILGTIAGDDTIFICPSSIKTIDDTLETVKSLFGFTD from the coding sequence ATGCCAGCGACGAAGAATCAGGATGAACTTGTAAAGACGTTTAAGTCGATTTTAAAGGAAGAACGCTTTGGTAGCCAAAGTGAAATAGTGAACGCGCTGCAAGGTGAAGGTTTTGGCAATATTAACCAGTCAAAAGTCTCTCGTATGCTTAGCAAGTTTGGTGCTGTTCGAACCCGTAATGCTAAGCAAGAGATGGTTTATTGCTTGCCTGCTGAATTAGGTGTGCCAACTGCCGGAAGTCCAGTTAAAAACCTGGTACTCGATGTTGATCATAACCAAGCGATGATAGTGGTAAGAACCAGCCCTGGTGCTGCACAGCTTATTGCGAGATTACTCGACTCAATAGGCAAGCCTGAAGGTATCCTGGGTACGATTGCCGGTGATGACACTATCTTTATTTGCCCATCTAGTATCAAAACTATTGACGATACGTTAGAAACGGTTAAGTCATTATTCGGTTTTACTGATTAG